GGCAGCCCGATTCGTGCCTGCTACAACGGGACCGGTCGATCAGATGGAGGCAACCGGTCACGGTGACGGTGCCAAGCATGGGCAGGCGGACATGCACTCCTCCCACAGGCAGCTCTCACGCTGCGCAGCCCGTCGGAAGGCCGCTTTCACGGGTGGCCGCGCCGGATCGTCTTGGGAACGAAGCATGAGCCAACGAAAGGACTTACTCCATGCCCGACATTAACTTCCCTGAGGCGCAGCCGCCCCTCAGCTACGCGTGCGGTGCCTATGCGCTGACGGCCGCGCTAAAGGCCTATGTGCCCGTGACTACCACGCCTTATCCCATCAAGCTCAAACACCTTCAGATGCCGACGACGGAGATCACCATCAACGGCACCGAGAATAACAAGGATCTGGCGGACAAGATCTACCAGATCACGGGTGATCTCGAGATCAGCGGCCCGCCGACTGCACTGGTTTTCTCCTACAAACTTGCCCCCAATCTGAGCAATTCACCGTCCGCCCTCGCCTACGTCGCCAAACAGTATGGGCGGACCGTCACTGTCAACGTCATCAAGGGTTTCAAGTCCCGCTCGAACATGTGTCAGGCGGTGGCGGATGACCTTCTCAAGAAACTTCCGGGCGAAGTGCTCCGCTGCGTTCCAAACGCCACTGTCAACGCGCCCGGCGGCACGGGCGTGTCCGATGGTATGCCCTACACCGCCCCGGCGAACGACGAGGTGCAATTGCTCTGCGTGATGAACAGCGACCACAGCATGCACTGGCTGGCGCGTGGGGCGAACGGCTTCTATGATCCCGGCGACGCGTCCATCGCCAGCGTGTGGCCCGCCATCGCCGTCAACGCCGATAGCGCGATGACGATGACCGGAGGCTACACCTTCACCGGAATTTGGATGGTCCTGAAGTAGGGGCCTGGACTGGAGGAGCCTGATCCATCCGGTGTGCAAGCCGGGCTCCATCGACCTGTGTCCCCTCATAGGATGCGCCTGACGCGCCATCCTGACAATCGTTCACCCCGCCGCCCGGCCCCCGCCGCGGCGGCTTTTTTCATGCCCGAAGGAGGGGCCCAACCATGCTGCCACTGCTCATCCCCGTCATCTCCGCCCTGGCCCCGGTGCTGCTGCCAGAGGTCGCCAAGGCCGCCCTCGGCGGCGGCGAGACCGCCCAGAAGGTCGACGAGGCCGCAGTGTCCGTCGTCTCGGCTGTGACCGGCGTGCCGATCAGTACCTCGGCGGATGCCGAGCGCGCCGTCGCTGCGGTGCAGACCGATCCGGCGAAGCTGGCCGAGCTGTACCGCCAGCAGGGCGATCAGGTCGTGGCGCTGCTGCGGCTGGACAACGAGGACCGGGCCGACGCCCGCGCCCATACGGTCCAGCTTGCCCAGGCCGGCAGCCGCATCTCCTGGGGCGCGCCCATCGTCTCGACCATCGTCCTGGTGACGTTCGGCATCGTGCTGTACCGGGTGCTGAGTCAGCCTGCCGGCGCAATCGACCAGAACGCCACGCTGATGCTCGGCGCCCTGACCACCATGGCGTCGGCGGCGGTGTCCTACTGGGTCGGCTCCAGCGCCGGGTCCGCCGCCAAGGACAAGCTGTTGCGGAAGTGAGGGGTGCCATGATCGTTCCTCACCTCTCCGACCTCGCCGGGGCTGCCGGATTCGTCCTGGTGGCCCTCTGGCCCTGGCTGTCGGGTCGCCGCTCTCTGCTGGCCGGGCAGGGCGTATCCGCCGCCGCGTTCGCGCTGCACTACCTGCTGATCGGTGCCACCACAGGCGCCGCGATGTCCGGGCTGTCCGTCCTGCAGGTCGCCACCGCCTGGCCGGATGACCGGCCGCGCTGTTGCCGGGTTCTCTACGTCGCCACGGCGCCCCTCCTAGTGCACTGACACAGACATAGGATTCACAACGAGCCGCCGACGTGCGATTCTGTCGGCATGGCCCAGACCGTCAGTGTCATCGTCGGAGCAGAGGATCGCGCGCGCTTGGCCGCGCTCCTCAGCGACCGCAACCGCCCGCTCAAGCATGTCCAGCGGGCGAACATCATCGTGCTCTCGGCCGAGCGGCTGCCCGTGCAGGAGGTGGCGCGCCGGGCTGGTGTCAGCCGCCCAGCGGTATGGCGCTGGCAGGTGCGCTATGCCGAACAAGGCGTCGATGGCTTGCTGCGCGACAAGACGCGCAAGCCCGGCCGGGCACCGCTGCCCACCACGACGGTGGCCAAGGTGCTGGCGCTGACCTGTTCGGAACCGCCTGGCGCCGTCACCCACTGGACGGGCCGGGCGATGGCCAAAACGGTCGGCATCAGCCTGCGCGCCGTGCAACGCATCTGGGAGGCCAACCGCCTTCAGCCGCATCGCCTGCGCACCTTCAAGCGCTCCAGCGATCCGGCCTTCGCGGCCAAGGTCGAGGACATTGTCGGCCTCTACATGGACCCGCCCTGCCACGCCGTGGTGCTGTCCATCGACGAGAAGAGCCAGATCCAGGCGCTCGACCGCACCCAGCCCGGCTTGCCGCTGAAGCCCGGCAAGTGCGGGACGATGACGCACGACTACAAGCGCAACGGCACCACCACGCTGTTCGCCGCGCTGAACACGCTGGACGGTACCGTGGTCGGGCGCTGCATGCCCAAGCACACCCACAAGGAGTTCATCAAGTTCCTCGCTGCCGTGGAGCGCGATGTCCCGGCGGGCAAGGTGATCCACGCCATCGTCGACAACTACGCCACCCACACGCACCCGAAGGTGCTGGCTTGGCTGGCTGATCATCCCCGCTGGGTGTTCCATTTCACGCCCAAGTCCGCCTCCTGGATCAACGCCGTCGAGGGCTTCTTCTCGATCATCACCCGCCGAAGCATCCGACGCGGCGTCTTCAAGTCCGTGGCCGATCTCCAGGACGCCATCGCCCGCTACATCCGCGCGCATAACAAGGCGGCCAAGCCCTTCGTCTGGACCAAGCCCGCCGACGGCATCTTCGCAAAACTCGACAGGCTGCCTGCACCTTCTGAATGAGTCAGTGCACTAGCGGTGTTGGCCGCCTTGACCTGGGCGGGCTGGCCATCGGCCTGTGCAGCGGCCTGATCCGCCGTCTCCACCCATCATCACCATCATTGAGGAAACCACCATGAACCCTATGTTCCCGGCGCGCACTGTCGCGCCTGACTTTCGCCTTGTCGAAACCCTGCCGCTGGGCACTGGCCCGCTGGACCCCGAAGTGAGTAGTGGGGCCAGTCGATCCGGAAACGGTGCCGGTGAGGAGCGGCCGGGGCGGTGGCCGGCGCCGGCTGGAGCAGCGGCCCAGCATCCTTTATCACCGGAGCGGGGTGAGGCGACTCCCGTTGCACTTCATGCGATCGGGCCGGGCGGCGTTGCTCAAAACGAGCAACTGGTGTTGTCGGTTACGACTCGGATTTGGAAATCGGCAAGCAGCAAGGGGGAGCCGCCCAATAGGAATTTTAGCTGATAATGGAATAAAGTCCTTCAATAACTTATCATAAGATGATATTCCTACTATCGACCGATCAAGGGAACGTTCGCTGATCGGAGAAACGCATTCTCCTACATCAATATGGAGCTAACTATGTCCGTCCAGACCTTCTATCCGTCTCCCATTGACCAGAGCGCAAGCAATTGGGCCGTCGCCCGTCGCATCGTTGGCCCGTTTGCACCGCGCGAGTTGACGATCCCGAGCATGTCTCTCGGTCTCGATGCTGGCTGGCTACTCAAAGAGTCCAACCTGTTGGAGGTGCCGGCCCAGACCGTTGGTCCGTTTGCTCCCACAGCTAATCTGCGTGTGGACCGGGTGGTCATCGACCACTCCACCGGGGAAGCGGAAATCATTCTTGGTGTCGAGAGTTCGACCGTTCCGCCGGCCATCCCTGCGGGTAAGCTACCGATCGCGCAGGTTCATCTGCTGAACAACACGTCGGCCATCACGAACGATATCGTCGTGGACGAGCGGGCGCTCCATGAGGCTCCCCCTGACCGGGTGATCTTTCGGGCCACTGCCAGCGTCCCGCAACCCAGTGCAGCTTCCGGTGCTTGGGTGGCAGTCAATCTGGCGTCGCCCAATCCCGACGTGGGCAGCGGTTATGATGCCATTGCACAGTGCTTTAAAGCGCCGTATTCGGGATACTACCTCATCTCTGGCCAAGTCGGCATGGCAATGAAAATCGGCACTTACCTGATGGTGGGCCTGTCAAAAGAACTGGCTATCATTTCTGAAGGAATTGTTGCTCCCGTGGCGGCGGGGCAGAACATGACCCCCAACGCAACTGCGATTGTTCACCTTGATGCAGGTGAAAGGATCGGTCTGCACCTCTTTCATACTAACGGAACACCTACCCCCATTTCGACTAGGGCAAATTGGACCTTCCTCTGTGTAACGCGTATAGATTAACCTGCGCTTCCATCTGTTACGATTGAAAGTTTTTATTAAGATAACGCCACCCCAATGTTATTTTCATTGGGGTGGTTCCTTTGTTAACCCAGATCATTCATCAGCGCTCTGGAAGGGCTTCGTGGAGGCGCGTCGATGGGTGGCGCCAACGGCGCGGCATGACGGGGCTCAAGGGTTGCGGGGACAGGTTCGTTCGGGGGCACGCCGCCCCTGCGGTTACGGCGGCAACTTCGCGGTACGGGCGGCCAGCATCGCCAGGCTTTCCTGGTAGGGGAAGCCGGCCGGCAATGACACCTTGATGCGGGTCACCATCTCGGTGACCCGCGCCGCCACCTTGATGAGGCCGAGGCGCAGCGTGTCGAACTGCGCCTCGCGCCAGAACGACGCCTTCGGCGCCAAGCTGCGCAAGGTGTGCAGCAGCCAGTAGGCGGCGGTGTGGATGAGCAGCCGGAACTGGTTGGCCGTGGCCTTGCTGCACGACGTCCGGTCGGAGGCGAGGTGCAGCTTGTGCGCCTTGATCAGGTTCTCCATCTGCCCGCGCGCGCAATAGGTGGTCTCGTACAGCGCCTTGGCCGTGCCGGTCAGGTTGGTGACGATGAAGCGCGTATCGGTGCCTTGGGCCGACGCCTCGACGCGGGCGATGACCCGGCGCTCGACCTTCCAGGAGCGGGCGGCATAACGGAACTCGCCGAAGCGGCGCACTTTGTCCACCTCCCCAGCCACCCGGCCCATCGCGGCGTCCTCGGCGAGGGCCGTGACGCACCCGAGCAGGACGGTGTTGCCGCCCAGGCCGAAGATGTAGCCGACGCGGTTGCGCTCGCACCAACTCATCGCTTCGTGGCGGCCGTAATGGCTGTCGCCGCGCACCAGGATATCGACGCGCGGCCAGCGGGCGCGGATGGCCCGCACGACATGGCGCAGCACCAATGCCACCTCGGTACCGTCCGGCGTTTTGCCGGGCCGCAGAATGACGGCGACCGGCTTGCCGGTGGTCGCCTCGTAGATGTGCATCGGCAGGAAGCAGCGCCCGTCGTAATGGGCGTGGAAGAGGGACAGCTGCTGGGCGCCGTGGACGCGGTCCTCGGTGTCGTCGATGTCCAGCACAAGGCGCCGCGGCACCGTGACGAAGCTATCGCAGAACAGCTCCACCATGGCGGCCATCATGCGCTTGAGCGCCACCGGACCGGGCAGATTCTCCAGGCGGCTGATGGTCGGCTGCGAGCACAGGTCACCCCCGCTCTCGGGAAGTCGGCCCACCGCCATCTTAAAAGCGGGATCGCTGCGCAGGGCGTCGCAGTCGTTGGCGTCCGGGTACCCGGCGGCGATCAGCAGGGCGCGGAAGCGGATCATCTCCGCCAGCGTGTGCTGGACGCGCTCAGGAGCCCGCGGGTCCTCGATGCAGCGCGCCAGGCGCTCGCAGACCCCAAGCCGCCGATCGATCTCGGCCAGCAGCAGGACGCCGGCGTCGGAGGTGAGACGGCCGCCATCGAAGGCGGCGTGAACCGGCTTGCCGGCAACCGGTGACAAGCCGGGCAGAACCCCGGTACTCTCGGCCATGGCGGGCGTGAACTCCGTTGATCCGTGGTGAGACTGCTTCAGCACCAGAATCATACACGAAATCAGCGGCTTAACCTCGCGCCCGCCACCCCCAGCTTCAGCTCTGGTGAATTATCCGGGCTAGCTTCGTTTGGCGCAGGTAAAAAGTGCATTCCAGCGTCGTAAGGCGCCTAGGGCATGCTGGTGAGATTCCCTGACGTCGATTAGCGTAGCCGGTGCAGCGCACAGATCCTGGGATAGCTGGGCTGCGTCGGTGCGGATGTCGCTGTCATCATGGGAGCTCGCCGAAAACTGCCAAAGCGGCAGTCCGTCTTTTTCACCAATGAGGACAGGAGCCGAAACTGAAAGACCGCCGGCGCATGCCGCGAGGGTAAGTAGGCCGACCGCAGAGAGGATAGGGCGATACATTGATTCCTCATAAATGATAAGGGTATCTACTGTTATAGGTAAGCCAGATTGCAATCTAGAGCAATCCCGCATTGAGTAAAATCGTTGAGGGAATTCCCGTCGGCGCCGTTTTGCAATCCTCTGCGTGTTATCACTGGGCGCGTATTAGCGCGCTTCTCGACGCATTTCGGCCATAATACTTACGAACAGCTATCTATGCATGCTAGTGGTGCGTGCCGAACAGATCGTGTCGTTTGTTGAACTGCATACTCTGTATGCTTCTGCCACTAGGTCTTGATAATACTGTCGGCCAACGACGGCACAGACTGTGTCTGCATCCTTCGCTGCCCTTCCTCAAGCGTACCCCCGCACCCCGCCATTCTCCGGGATGAACTCGACCCCGGCAGTCTCCAGGGCGGCCCGGCCGCCGACGAGGGAAGGGCCGCCGCATGAACCTCGACGGGAACCGCACCGAGATCATCGGCTACGCCGAAGGGCTGGAGAAGTTGGTGGGAGAGCTGGCCAGCGGGGTATTGATTCGCCTGCCGGACAGCTGAGCGTCCGAGTCGCTCAGCGTTGCCGGCCAAGCCTAGATGCGCACAAATCGGGCTCATCCGTGTGCACATGGTGTGCACCGGAAATTTTCGTACAAAATTGGAAAGTGAGGATTTCCAACGGGTTCGATTACCATGTGTGCACAGTCTGGTGCACACGGAAAGGAACCCCAACCAACCCAAAAACAAGAACAAAACCAGTGGGTTGGGTTGGCTGGGGCGCCAGGAGCCTGACGTTGCTCCGCCAGTCCTGTTGTAGATCAACAGCTTAGCCGGTCTGTGCGGTCGGCTTGGGAATGATTGTGGCCCCACGTCGCGACCTCGTCAATGGCCACAACGTACCCGCATTCTCCTTCCGTCTGCCGCCGGCGGTGAGCAGCGACCCAACTCGCGGATTTCCGTCCCTCGTCGTCAGATGTGAAGGGCAACGGCTACGCGACACTTAAAATCCAGCCACGCCGAATGTGCTGGTAGCAAACAACCAAGGTTGGTCCTCCAAATAAGAAACATACTGGCGTATGTTGCTCTGGCAAGCGACATAACGCGCACGATCAACAACCCAAGTGACTCATTGGTGGTATATCGCCTAGCCTACCGTCGGCTGCGCTTCTTGAAGCGCAACCGGAGGGAAGCGCAGGAACGCCAACGTCATGAATCAGCAAGCCTTATCCGCATTCGTCTGGTCGGTCGCCGACCTTCTCCGCGGCGACTACAAGCAGTCGGAATACGGGCGGGTGATCCTGCCGCTCACGGTGCTGAGGCGGCTCGACTGTGTGCTGGCCCCGACGAAGGTCGCGGTCCTGGCGGAGTTCGAGGAGAAGAAGAAGCTCGGCATCAACCCGGAGCCGTTCCTGCTGCGCAAGGCCGGGCAGAGCTTCTTCAACACGTCGCCGCTCGACCTGAAGACGTTGATGGGCGATCAGGACCACATCCGCGAGAACCTGTTCAGCTACGTCGCCGCCTTCTCCCCGGCCGTGCGGGACATCTTCGAGCGGTTCGAGTTCCACGCCCAGGTAGAGCGACTGGCCAAAGCCGGGCTGCTCTATCAGGTGGTGGAGAAGTTCACCCAAGTCGACCTTCACCCCCACGCGGTGGACAACTACCAGATGGGGCTGGTGTTCGAGGAGCTGATCCGCAAGTTCGCCGAACTGTCGAACGAGACGGCCGGTGAGCACTTCACCCCGCGCGAGGTCATCCGTCTCATGGTGAACCTGCTGTTCATCGAGGATGACGAGGCACTGTCCAAGCCGGGCGTGGTCCGCACCATCTATGACCCGACGGCCGGTACCGGCGGCATGCTGTCCATCGCTGGCGAGTATCTGGCGGAGCACAACCGCAAGGCCCGCCTGACCGTCTTCGGCCAGGAACTGAACCCCGAGTCCTACGCCATCTGCAAGGCGGACATGCTCATCAAGGGGCAGGACGTGGCCAACATCGTCTTCGGCAACACGCTGTCTGACGACGGACACCCGCACAAGCGCTTCGACTACATGCTGTCCAACCCGCCCTTCGGCGTGGAATGGAAGAAGGTGGAGAAGGATGTCCGCAAGGAGCACGAGACCCAGGGCTACAACGGCCGCTTCGGCCCCGGCCTGCCGCGCGTGTCGGACGGCTCCATGCTGTTCCTGCTGCACCTCATCAGCAAGATGCGCCCGTCGTCAGAGGGCGGCAGCCGCTTCGGCATCGTCTTGAACGGCTCCCCGCTGTTCACCGGCGGGGCGGGCAGCGGCGAGAGCGAAATCCGCCGCTACGTGCTGGAAAACGACCTGCTGGAGGCCATCGTCGGCCTGCCCACGGACATGTTCTACAACACCGGCATCAGCACCTACGTGTGGATCCTCAGCAACCGGAAGCCAGAGCACCGCAAGGGCAAGGTGCAGCTCATTGACGCCGGCAGTATGTGGCAGAAGATGCGCAAGAGCCTGGGCAGCAAGCGCAAGGAGCTGTCCGACGCCCACATCGACGAGATCACCCGCCTGTTCGGCCAGTTCGTCGAGGCCGAGCAGGACGGCAAGCCCATCAGCCGCATCTTCCGCAACAGCGACTTCGGTTACCGCACCATCACGGTGGAGCGGCCCGAGCGCGACGAGGCCGGCAAGATCGTGCTGGGCACGCGCGGCAAGCAGAAGGGCAAGCCGCAGGCCGACGCCAAGCTGCGCGACACCGAGAACGTGCCGCTGAACGAGGACGTGGACGCCTACTTCAAGCGCGAGGTGCTGCCCCACGCCTCGGACGCCTGGATCGACCACGACAAGACCAAGATCGGCTACGAGATCCCCTTCAACCGACACTTCTACGTGTTCACCCCGCCGCGCTCGCTGGAGGTGATCGACGTGGAACTGAAGCAGGTCGTTGGCCGGATACAAACGATGCTGAGCGAGGTGATGGGATGACCTTGGGGCGTTCCATCCGCCTGTTCCTGGCTGACGGCGTGCCGGGTGGGATCATCACGGCCGAGATCGTAAATTGGACTGGCCATGTCATGGTTGCACCCCGATCACGGCTTCCTGATCTGCTGCGACGGTCGGAGGCCGGACGCACCGGCGTCTATTTCCTCGCCGGGGACGACCCAGAGGGAACGCTGTCCTCTCTGGTCTACGTCGGTGAGACCGACAACGTCGGCAAGCGCCTTGCCCAGCACAACAGGGACGAAGACAAGGCGTTTTGGGATCGCGCCTGCGTAGTTACGAGCAAGGACCACAATCTGACTAAGGCGCACGCCCGCTATCTGGAAAGCCGCCTGATCGCCATCGCCGGTCAGGCAGGGCGCGCCAAGTTGGTGAATGGCACGGCTCCTGATTACGGCCTGCTGCCCGAAGCAGACATCGCCGACATGGAGTTCTTTATCGAACAGGTCCGAACCGTTCTGCCGGTGTTGGGGCTGGAATTCCTGCGCGAACCGCCGCGCGTCTCCGTTGCCGCCGCCCATCCAGAGACCGACACGCCGACCTCTATGCCGGTCGCGGCACCCGTCTTCGAACTGGTCAGCCAGAAACATGAACTGCGGGCAGAAGCGCGGGAGATCGACGGCGAGTTCGTTGTGTTGGAAGGGTCTTGGGCACGCGGAGACGGCTCGGATTCCTGGAACAGCTATCGCGCACTGCGGGACACGCTTAAGAACGACGGCACCCTGAAAGTGCAAGGTGATTATCTCCAGTTCACGCGGGATCGGGCTTTCCGCAGTCCAAGTGCAGCATCCGCCGTAATCCTAGACCGGAATGACAACGGGCGGACGACATGGCGGGTAAAAGGGACTAGTAAGACCTACTCACAATGGCAACAGGAGCGCATTGACGCCGTCGATCCAACCGGGAGCGAGGAATGAGCTATCCACGCTACGCCGAATACAAGGAAAGCAGAATCGAGTGGCTGGGCGAGGTGCCTAAGCACTGGCGCACGACTCCTGTGAAATATATGGCCCGCTTCTTCAGCGGCGGCACACCTAGCAAAGAAAATGAAGAATACTGGGGAGGAGAAATTCCCTGGGTGTCCGCCAAGGACATGAAGGTTGATTTCCTTTCCGACACCGAAGACCATTTAACGGGCTACGCCGTCGAGCAAGGTGCGGCCACTTTGTTGGACGTCGGGGCGGTCCTGATTGTCGTGCGTGGCATGATCTTGGCGCGGACTTTCCCCGTGACCGTGACGCGCACACGCATGGCAATTAATCAAGACTTGAAGGGGATCGTCGCCAAAGCGAATGTCCTTCCCGATTTCGTGGCATGGTATCTGCGCGGGACCGCTGAGGAGTCTTTGCGACGATTGGACGAAGCTGGTCACGGCACGAAGGCGTTGCGAATGGACGCGTGGACATCGCTCCCCGTTGCTGCGCCCCCACTCCATGAACAATCTTCCATTGTTGCCTTCCTCGACCGAGAAACCGGCAAAATCGACGCGCTGGTGGCCGAGCAGGAGAAGTTGATCGAGCTGCTGAGAGAAAAGCGTCAGGCCGTTATCTCCCACGCCGTTACCAAGGGCCTCGACCCCACCGTGCCAATGAAGGATAGCGGGATCGAGTGGCTTGGCGCGGTGCCCGCGCATTGGGAGGTGAAGCGCCTAAAATTCACGATAGCTGGCCCAGAGGGGCTTCAAATGGGACCCTTTGGTGGAATGCTCCTAGACCTAGAGTCAGAAAATACAGGATTTAAGGTCTATGGGCAGCAAAACACAATCTCCGGCAACTTCGAAATCGGAACAAGATGGATTAATGGTGAGCGATTCAGAGATTTAATTAGCTATAAGCTTTCTCCTGGAGACATTGTGCTGACAAGGAAGGGCAGTCTTGGTCATGCAGCATTGGTACACGGCGGCATATCGCCTGGCATAATTGATTCTGATACCATCCGAGTCAGGGTTAACGGCGGGATAGTTCTGCCAAAGTTCCTTACATTGTTGTTTGTCGACGCTCTATACGTTGAGACGCAAATCAATGTGGGCAAGCGCGGGGCAATTTTGTCCGGAATGAATACGGATACGGTCGCCAATCTTGTCTTGGCGCTCCCACCGCGCTCTGAACAGGAAGCCCTCCTCAACTGCCTAGATAGCTCCATCGGTAAACTCGGATCTATGACTGCCGAAGCCCAACGCGCCATTAACCTCCTCAAAGAACGCCGCTCAGCCCTGATCTCCGCCGCCGTCACCGGCAAAATCGACGTGCGGGCGCTGGTGGAAGACGAGCAACCCGCGAAGGTGCTGGAGCTGGCATGACCCTGCACAAGGAAGTCGAGTTCGAGAACGACATCTGCGGCCATCTGGCGGCACAGGGCTGGCTGTGCGACCAGAGCGACGCGGCGGCCTACGACCGGCAGCGGGCGTTGTTCCCGGCCGATGTCCTGGCCTGGATGCAGGAAACCCAGCCCAAAGCCTGGGAGGCTCTGACCAAGAGCCACGGCGCCTCGGCTGGCACGGTCCTGCTCGACCGCATCCGCAAGCAGATGGACGACCGGGGCACTCTGGACGTGCTGCGCGCCGGGGTGGAGCTGCTGGGCCTGCGCCAGCCCTTGGCCCTGGCCCAGTTCAGGCCCGCCCTGGCGATGAACCCGGAGCTGCAAGCCCGCTACGCCGCCAACCGGCTGAGGGTGGTGCGGCAGGTGCGCTACTCCCAGCACAGCGAGAATGCCATCGATCTGGTGCTCTTCCTCAACGGTATCCCGGTGGCGACGGCGGAACTGAAGAGCGACTTCACCCAGAGCGTTGAGGACGCCGTCGATCAGTACCGCTTCGACCGCAACCCGCGGCCCAAGGGCCAGGGGACGGCCGA
The Azospirillum brasilense genome window above contains:
- a CDS encoding YgjV family protein: MIVPHLSDLAGAAGFVLVALWPWLSGRRSLLAGQGVSAAAFALHYLLIGATTGAAMSGLSVLQVATAWPDDRPRCCRVLYVATAPLLVH
- a CDS encoding IS630 family transposase, which encodes MAQTVSVIVGAEDRARLAALLSDRNRPLKHVQRANIIVLSAERLPVQEVARRAGVSRPAVWRWQVRYAEQGVDGLLRDKTRKPGRAPLPTTTVAKVLALTCSEPPGAVTHWTGRAMAKTVGISLRAVQRIWEANRLQPHRLRTFKRSSDPAFAAKVEDIVGLYMDPPCHAVVLSIDEKSQIQALDRTQPGLPLKPGKCGTMTHDYKRNGTTTLFAALNTLDGTVVGRCMPKHTHKEFIKFLAAVERDVPAGKVIHAIVDNYATHTHPKVLAWLADHPRWVFHFTPKSASWINAVEGFFSIITRRSIRRGVFKSVADLQDAIARYIRAHNKAAKPFVWTKPADGIFAKLDRLPAPSE
- a CDS encoding IS1380 family transposase encodes the protein MAESTGVLPGLSPVAGKPVHAAFDGGRLTSDAGVLLLAEIDRRLGVCERLARCIEDPRAPERVQHTLAEMIRFRALLIAAGYPDANDCDALRSDPAFKMAVGRLPESGGDLCSQPTISRLENLPGPVALKRMMAAMVELFCDSFVTVPRRLVLDIDDTEDRVHGAQQLSLFHAHYDGRCFLPMHIYEATTGKPVAVILRPGKTPDGTEVALVLRHVVRAIRARWPRVDILVRGDSHYGRHEAMSWCERNRVGYIFGLGGNTVLLGCVTALAEDAAMGRVAGEVDKVRRFGEFRYAARSWKVERRVIARVEASAQGTDTRFIVTNLTGTAKALYETTYCARGQMENLIKAHKLHLASDRTSCSKATANQFRLLIHTAAYWLLHTLRSLAPKASFWREAQFDTLRLGLIKVAARVTEMVTRIKVSLPAGFPYQESLAMLAARTAKLPP
- a CDS encoding type I restriction-modification system subunit M, with amino-acid sequence MNQQALSAFVWSVADLLRGDYKQSEYGRVILPLTVLRRLDCVLAPTKVAVLAEFEEKKKLGINPEPFLLRKAGQSFFNTSPLDLKTLMGDQDHIRENLFSYVAAFSPAVRDIFERFEFHAQVERLAKAGLLYQVVEKFTQVDLHPHAVDNYQMGLVFEELIRKFAELSNETAGEHFTPREVIRLMVNLLFIEDDEALSKPGVVRTIYDPTAGTGGMLSIAGEYLAEHNRKARLTVFGQELNPESYAICKADMLIKGQDVANIVFGNTLSDDGHPHKRFDYMLSNPPFGVEWKKVEKDVRKEHETQGYNGRFGPGLPRVSDGSMLFLLHLISKMRPSSEGGSRFGIVLNGSPLFTGGAGSGESEIRRYVLENDLLEAIVGLPTDMFYNTGISTYVWILSNRKPEHRKGKVQLIDAGSMWQKMRKSLGSKRKELSDAHIDEITRLFGQFVEAEQDGKPISRIFRNSDFGYRTITVERPERDEAGKIVLGTRGKQKGKPQADAKLRDTENVPLNEDVDAYFKREVLPHASDAWIDHDKTKIGYEIPFNRHFYVFTPPRSLEVIDVELKQVVGRIQTMLSEVMG
- a CDS encoding GIY-YIG nuclease family protein, with amino-acid sequence MTLGRSIRLFLADGVPGGIITAEIVNWTGHVMVAPRSRLPDLLRRSEAGRTGVYFLAGDDPEGTLSSLVYVGETDNVGKRLAQHNRDEDKAFWDRACVVTSKDHNLTKAHARYLESRLIAIAGQAGRAKLVNGTAPDYGLLPEADIADMEFFIEQVRTVLPVLGLEFLREPPRVSVAAAHPETDTPTSMPVAAPVFELVSQKHELRAEAREIDGEFVVLEGSWARGDGSDSWNSYRALRDTLKNDGTLKVQGDYLQFTRDRAFRSPSAASAVILDRNDNGRTTWRVKGTSKTYSQWQQERIDAVDPTGSEE
- a CDS encoding restriction endonuclease subunit S, whose amino-acid sequence is MSYPRYAEYKESRIEWLGEVPKHWRTTPVKYMARFFSGGTPSKENEEYWGGEIPWVSAKDMKVDFLSDTEDHLTGYAVEQGAATLLDVGAVLIVVRGMILARTFPVTVTRTRMAINQDLKGIVAKANVLPDFVAWYLRGTAEESLRRLDEAGHGTKALRMDAWTSLPVAAPPLHEQSSIVAFLDRETGKIDALVAEQEKLIELLREKRQAVISHAVTKGLDPTVPMKDSGIEWLGAVPAHWEVKRLKFTIAGPEGLQMGPFGGMLLDLESENTGFKVYGQQNTISGNFEIGTRWINGERFRDLISYKLSPGDIVLTRKGSLGHAALVHGGISPGIIDSDTIRVRVNGGIVLPKFLTLLFVDALYVETQINVGKRGAILSGMNTDTVANLVLALPPRSEQEALLNCLDSSIGKLGSMTAEAQRAINLLKERRSALISAAVTGKIDVRALVEDEQPAKVLELA